The Haliotis asinina isolate JCU_RB_2024 chromosome 2, JCU_Hal_asi_v2, whole genome shotgun sequence genomic interval ggcaaatatatccaagaaagcccatgcaagtctagaaaatgtggtaagtctagattccattagcttcaggaaaatgaaCAAAGTCCCAGGGTTGAacttccatttcattatattacttTTCTTTACTATGattttgtttcagtgaaatAATGCTCATTTCAGTCTACGCAATGTGTTAAAGCATTACAAAGATACCGTTGAAAGATACATTACATAGTGCCCTTCGCCAAAAACACAAATACACGTTTCAATAATGgacgaaaaaaacccaaaaaaaccaaacctgACGTTTTCGTGTTACTTACATGTTTTCTATCCAGTCATTGTGTTACTTGTCATCCGATTTCTAATTTTAGAAACGGGTTTGGTCTAGTAAACCTACAGAATGACACGGCTTACTCACAGATATATTTGTTGGAACGATTCCCCCTAAACAGGGTAATAACTAGACTTAGTCTCAGATCGCAACGTCGAATGGAAACAGAGAACTCAAAATTCAAAAGGGTCCCCACCGAGGAGGGGGATTCTGAATTTGAGCCTGAGCATCTAGGCCCGCTTCTTGTATGGTACACGTGAAGATCTGTGATacagttgatcttcagtaacccatacttgtcgtaagagatcaGACtcgttcttgatcactggattgtctggtccagacgttttgttttatctacagGCCGTCGCCATAGAgatggaatatcgctgagtgagACCAAAAACTAACTCAACCATACACTCGCTCATTTATGGgttttgtaatgaagtaaacacTGAGAGGCATATACATCTCAAATGGTACAGTTCAATGACAAAAATTAGATATTGTTCAAGATACCAACACATGCTCACAAACGGTCAATTTCACAGGCCCTATACAATATCATTTTAATTGTTTGTTTCGATCAATATTGTGCATTTTAAACAGCATATTAAACAAACTACATGACGTGTGAAGTACGCAGCCTTATATTTGGATGAGGCCAGAGCAGCAAAGGGATACACTCCTCCTCACTCTCTCTTTGCTTTGACTGTTCTGATCTGGTTTAATCGATGACTTCAGAGAGTGTGTCATGTAAAGAAAGTAAGGTTTCACCCTAGCAGAATAACGTTACAGAGCCCCGAtgtttaagagtgagtgagtgagtgagtgagtgagtgagtgagtgagttatttatctatcatcacatcaacaatatttcagccatatcgtgacgagaaccattaacaTTATACATAATTGTGAATGGTAACTGGTACAAatctgtcaatgaaggacagtacAACATCACGATTGTCaaagatatatatttaaaactatTAATTAAATATAAAATAGTATTACACAAGATTACGATAAGAAACTGGCTATAGATCGACAAAAAGGTATATCACTATATATACCAGGGTCCATGAGGACGAACAGTATCTTTTCTagctacctgcatagaccctcagTGTTTAAAAGtattatgtttatgtatatacacaatCCAACACAACGATTCCTGATATTGGTTGCATAGTTGCATAATCATACCATCTTGATCGACGGAgcatgttttcttttcatttctcgAGAGATGTAGAACACTTTGAACTAACCTGGCAGGGCGTCACCCATTTGCCACAAACAGGCAAACACCAACACTACCGCCATGATCATAAGCGTCTGGGTCCTCATAGTGACTGTTCTTTTGGCTCCTCTGAAATGTAGGAACAAAACATGTGCTCAATACTATTTTACTTAAAGAAAAAACACACCATCGTCTCGGTCGGTCCTTTACATCAGGTAATCAGTTAGAGTTTCAATGTCAATAAATGTGTCTtacagctgagtgagtgagtgagtgagttatttatCGGTCTGTAACAAATCCAGCCTGGTCAATCCAAGGagcaacatcacgagcatcgatcgacGGAGTTGggctatgatgacatgtgtcaaccaagtcattcaGTCTGACGATGCGATCCGTTAGTATGTTTTTGGAGAAAGTTACGTTGCTGCTAGTCTGTGCTAACACGCATCTTCATGGGGTCATTGAGAGTGGTTTGGTGGATGATTGTCTTTGACGAAAACGTCGGCCACTAACATTTCAGGATCCGTAAAGATCCGTGATAGAatgaataggtcttcagcaacccatgtttgccacaaaagacgAATACCCTCCTCTTAAAATGCGAATAACAGGAATGACTTGATTggcacatgtcactgtattccAATTtagcagattgatgctcatgttgttgatcactggaatgtctgttcCATACTTGATGATTTATATACCGCgtctatacagctggaatattgctgagtgcgacggaagactcactcgctcactcagacGCGGTCATAACTGGCAAAGTAATAGCTGACTGGACATGAAATGGACGTTTTACTGTCGGAAGAGCTGGATCACACTCCTTGCATGATGAAAACGCACACCATTATCAGAAAGATGAAACGTTACCCAACACATTCTTGTTGCAGTCATGATTTGTCAATAGTATTGACTCCAGGGATCACACTTGAATTGAGAGGAACTGAAACGCCACCTCATGGCACTATAAATCCGCAGTAAAACGATTAATGCAGTACGTTATAGTCGTATCTGAACGTATCGGACGCTCACTTATGACAGGCGAGAGTGAACGTCTATTCCTTTAGAAAACATGACAGAAGCCCAACGCTGATTATCAACGTGCCAACGCCGCTAATTTaaatgacgtcatagaaggacaCGTTGATGCCGTGCACCCAACTGTCTTCAGTGAATACGATTTCGCATAAACATTGTAATCCTTTCTTTACGAACTTAAACCTGTAGCCACCAGTCCCTTATCTCAGATGTAGGTTTGGGTTTAAGTGATTACTATCATGCACATGGACCCACGTGATGTTTTCTATACGAtgcaaaatacaaatattttgtagaagagtcaaataatgaaacagaATAAGTTCGACTTACGTTAGACACACTCTCACAGCAAACCAACCCCCGGAATGTATTTCTTAATATTCCACACGAATATATAGTTACCTGTTTCTATGACCTCCTCGAATTTGAATAAGGTGGTCCTAATGGAGGTGAAAGCTGACGATTACGTTGTTGGAATGGTACAAATTGACACGTGGACGTTTTAACAACACCCCGAATGGCTAAGTGGTTGGCGCCTCACttcgtttttttttaaaatgaaataataaactGGAAACATCTGCGAATATGCGCTGACATTGCCGACGGCAGTGAATGTTTACGTCTGCAATGAGACATGTGTTGTGACCATTGATCACACACTTTCAGTTGAACATTTTAAGTTGTTTAGTGTTTATCTCATGTCAAGGTTATTAAGATATATAATGTACCTTGATCAAATAACTGCACCAGGGTTGAACACAACCCAAACCATAACCACCGCGACGAAGTGGTGGGCGGCTTCTAAAAGTTCTAAAACTTCTCGAAGTTCTATCAATGATTTTGTTTACAACTGAATATACTTTGTAGTATAGAACTGAAGTGCTGTAACACACTTTGTGGTTTCCCCCTACCTTCTCTACACACATTGGCCATCACAGTTTCAATATCCGGATTCATTTTGACCGTGGACACCATAATCAGCGCTGGGAATATTTGATATTATAAGCTTGTGACCACAATTaaagtgtgaaatatattgCAAAGAAAACGCAGACAATTCCCATTTTACTCATACCATTAATTTTGTAAACATTagtgaaaatatatcaaatatattattaGTAGAGGGAATATGATATTAAAAGACATATGGAGAGTAAAACATATAGAGAGTACGCCTTATGTGAATACTATAAGCTGCATCGGAAAGGTAAATTAGGAAATGTCAAGGTGTAAGTTTAGCACGATTGTCTCTCTTTTAAATAAATCAAGAATTGACCAGTGATTACATAGAGTTAATGTTTGGGAAAAGGATGGTTACTGAATGTTTAACAAAATAATACTTTTTCAATTTAATTACAAAAAAACCCAGTTTGTTTCTATTTCCGCTTGTACGTTAGTTAATGACGAGAAGTTCCCGCCAAAGGCTTAATTTCCCTGTTCCAGTTTTGTTCTGAATGGTTCCACTAGGTCACATTTGGCACTTGATTGGCAAAACGGAGTCAGAATCAGAGTCACGGGTTAATATGGAAGTCGTCGGTGAAACGTCAAATCCAATTAAAGGAAAGAGGACTTGGAAGCTGACCATGTAAATTCCAAATCTTTGTGGTTCCCAAGATACAGTATAATGTCAGTAACCTGTAGGTCATGTGATGACAGATGGCTTCTCTATATATCGCTGACAATACCATCCTTTGTCAGTGATAGTGGGTCAGTACCCTCCGATAAGGCCTGTATAGCTATAGTAGCCTTGTGTCAAACAGGATAAGCTCCCTATAGGTTCCTAAATTTCCTAAACTTCTGTCGTGTCACCAACCAAAGAATGCTAACTGTGTGTGCAGAGcattcatctgtgtttggtTCATTTTCCACTGAACGGATTACAAAGGTACCAATGCGGCTTCCCACGATGTGTAAAAAACGTTCTACAGTTCCATGAGGCAGTATTTGAATATTGGTACAAGCAACATCATTGAAGTTGATACTCGTTCAGTCGATCGAAATGAACAGTGAAATAAACGTTTTAGATATTCTTCAATGTTTACAATTGTGTTGATCAAGGCAGCCGTCTTTGATTGTCGATAGACTAGGGCAACACCAGAAGCATTTCAAAACACAGTAACATACATGGGCGCTGTGGTTTATGTTCGTCGTAAGGGGCAATTAAATGAATTATCGATATCGGTTACTGTCTTACTATATCCCGGATTTTCGATCATTGGATCATtaaatcactggattacctggaTCATTGGAGGAGTGAGCTTGGAATAATTGTTTAGAGCACCGGGCACAAGTCAGTTGGAACTATTTACCGGCGTTGGTCATGGATACGTGGCCGTGTTTGGCATCTTGTCTCCTGAGACTTCCCAGAACGCCTGTCCTGTCTCGCAACTAACCACATGTGAGACACTTAGTTTCGTTATAGTCAAATGAGTTTCTTCTTGCCCCTTTTCCCCAAGCCGTGAATAGTACCCGTTGGAATGAGATGGACATTGGACTGTTGACATTCTCCACACATACAGCTTGGGAATACTGTGGTAATAAAATAATGTCTGAGCTGTAGGCATTACACTGCAGATACATCTTTTATATGAGGTTAACCATTTAGCTATTGCTGCAATGCAGTGAAACACCATAATTACTGACTACATGTATTTACGTATTCCCGTACGTttttataatggacaaatgggaCGGGGTGTTGAGATACTTGAACGTTGAGAAAGGTGTAGAGTAGCACTCAACAGTACGGATGTCAACGCTGTAGAATGCTATGCAATTGGCCACACATCAGTAAGCCAGTGTAGACTACATATAATTTAACATAGATGTTTAGTTAGATAGCCGCGCTTGAATTTCAGATAAATCCGTTCAGCAAACAAAGTGAACAAAACTAACAAGGCGGACAgttgtttattgccatttgtGTGTTAGATACAGTGTGTGTTAGTGAGAATAACATTCTGAACAgacagaaatatgtttttgtaaataGTAGAAATAGGCACCGTTGTGCAAAGTATGTATGTTTCATAAATAGCTACTCGCTTGAGCCTTAACATGTCAACTGATGTTGCGACAAGGTTGTTGTTTGCAAGGGAGCCATTCTACACGAAACCCGAGTCCGCCACGGCTTAAAGCAATGATGTCTATTGCATTTGATCACTAATCATCACCGCCGTCATCTCCACCGTCATCACCTCCGTCATCACCTCCGTCATCGCCACCGTCATCACCTCCGTCATCGCCACCGTCATCGCCGCCGTCATCACTCCCATCGCCCCCGTCATCGCCCCCGTCATCACCACCGTCATTACCACCGGTAGCACCACTGTCAGTCGGACTGCTTGGTTGTGTTGGTGCTTCTGTTGGAGCAGGTGCTGTTTCTGTGAGAAAACAAGAACCTATTTCATATCCATGGAACAAAGGCAATCCACTGACGTATGCAGAACACCTGTATCAAAAACCCGTTATTGCCAAGTAAACAACATGGCTTTAACATTGAACGTGGGCTGTCCACTCTCGTATATTACAGAAAACGACCCCTAAAATAGAATATTAGCTTGATGGCAAGGCAAGGTTTCGGAATATTGACGGTTTAAATGGGGGCTGTATGTCAGCTGTTGATTCATTACAAAGATAGTTTTTCAAGAGACGTTACATTGCACCCGTCCCTGAACATAGTACAATTCAATGTATAATATAGGAATGGATAAAGCACAGTAACAGCTATGATACAGACCACATTACTTTTTTTTGCAGGGAAGCGTGATCCAAAAGCGGATAACACATCACTATAGCATAGCATGACATGGGACTTCAGGGACTGtgtgattgtttctgtttgctagAAAATATTAAAAGACGCTTTTCCGGACTCTTTCTGAACGCCCACCTTTTCATCAATTTTAATTGCCTAAACATCGTCTTTCTCTTCAAAGCGCGTGTACGGACACCACCAACCCAGTATTTTACTACAGACAAAAATACCCAAATACCTCAGTTTTCATCTTTGTATTGTCAGTATGTGAGTGTATTACCTGGATGAAACTAAAACCTTTTCTTGCATTGTCATATAGGCATTGGCCAGTGGAGCCTTTTTCCATTCACACACAAACATCCTTCTTGGGAGATGTACAAACGCTTTGAACTTACCTGACTGGGCATCACCCATTTGCCACAAACAGGCAAACACCAGCACGACCGCCATGATCATAAGCGTCTGGGTCCTCATAGTGACTGTTTTGTAGGATGTTCTGAAATGTTTGCATAAAGGCATGTGttcaatgatgtttttgttacatTATCACTTCGGAATCCTAGAAACCAGATGACCAGTTTGAGTAGAAATGTCCATTACCATTTCATTTCGTAAGTCTATTCAACACATGCTACTCTcgggacatatatatatatatagatgctAAAACCACCCAAATATGCCCCTTGTGACCATGCCGAATCCAACGCGATTCATGTCGTTATCGAGAGTAGTAACAAAGTTATTAAGAGTGTTTATTGTTAagtgctgcactcagcaacactGCATCTAtgtgacaatcaagtgatgaacaTCGAGCATCAATCCAAGCAGGTATACGATGAAACGTTTCAGCCAAGTCAGGGGGACTGACAACTCGATgccatggcttgctgaagacctattccaacccggaccttcacgagtttGACGCTGAAGCACGCGTCTGTCAGTGACGTCCCAGGGTTGTTCAGAATGACCAGGTCATTGCTGATTGCTGTCCGTGACATGGACGTTGTGGTGTTGGCGAGCTGGATCACAATCCGGGCACGACGAAATGTGCATTATCATCAGATAGGTGATCGTATCAGCCCTGCAAATGATTATTGCAgtgatgatgtgtcaatggtACTGATTCTGTTGAGAGTAATTCGGTCCGCCATTGCGAAATTCCACCATGAAACTACCACTGTTCTCCGCGAATGATCATCGACTCGTCCGAAAACCTGACATGAGCCCAACACCCATTGTCCTATTGCTGCCTGGTACGCCCCATATTCTAATAGCGTCATAAGATGACACATGGACGGGCACACAAATGAATCTATGCATACAATTTCACATCTGTTCCTTAAGTTACAAACGTAACCTGTTGCCACAGGTCCGTTATCAAAGCTGTATGTTTTGGGGTTTGAGTAATAAAATCATGAACATGGACCAACTTATTTCGTAAATCGATTACGTCATATCATTTTATCTGACGATCCAAGACACAAACACTTTGTAGAAGagtcaaataatgaaacaaagtaAGTTCGACTTACGCTAGACACACTCTCACAGCAAACCAATCCTTGggatgtatcatgcagtattgCAGACCTTTATATACCCGTTTCTGTGACCTCACATTTCAATAAGGTGGTCGCATGTCATCACTGATGATTACGTGGTTGGAGTGCGTACCGCCACGTGGACGCTTCAATAACATCCGTTTTGGCATTGTGGTTGGCGcgtttgttctttttttcaaacaaaacgtgGTAACACCTGTGAATATGCGCCGAGACATTGCCGACAGCAGTGAAATTTGAAATCTGTAATGATACATCTATTGTGACTGTTGATCACAATTTTCAACTGAGGAGCTTACGTTGCTTTATGTTTAACAGGTGAATATTTTATGAGCGTTATCATGCGCTAGATAATTAGAACCCAAAGTTCTATTTTATTTTAAtggacatgtacacatgactaAATGTAGTAAGCTTACATGCTATCTATCCATTACATTCCATTATTAACTGAATATGTTTATTGTACTAAAACCGTTATGATGAGTGTTTGTTTAGAAAACATATATCTCTATTTTATAAATCGTATTCTCTCATCTTTAAATCATATCAATAACTCTGTTATAATTAATTCAGTTTGTAGGATAATTTGTAATGTAGTTTGGAACAGTATCGTTTGTATTAGcgaagttctattttgtgtgtAAACAATCCATTGTAGAAAGTCCAATCTcttatctctctctctatctttAACTCGTCTTAGTCCTCTGCGATCATGAGTTCGAACCCAGGGCCTACCGTTTGGAAGCTGCCGTAGCGTTAAGATGGCCTTAAGTTTTTGTTGGcatatgacacttacgactctCTTAGAaccaagagagcttcgaaaatctaggccctgaattGATCTTAATAGTTTATATTTATTAAATGTGACCATACGCGTGAGATGTGGTTACCCCATGCAATCAAGATATAACGCTTAGATCTTATGGCAACTGGAAGTAGTAAAATCTTGATAACATAGCCATTTCAACCATGTGGCATCTACAATTCAATGGCATTTTCACATACTATATTCTCATACTGGAACAAAAAACTCTTAGGGTAGCCTAAATATAATGGATAAAGATTCCATACTATCCACTGAAAACCCGGATTAGATTCCCCACACgcatacagtgtgtgaagcctatttcgtgatattggtggattgttgctaaAACATACTCTCTCACATAGAGATTAATGCACAAGCgagtgtgttaatttctttattatccatttgtatCTGACTTTTTGTTTCTAAACAACAAAGTCCACGTAAAATGAAATCAGCTGTTGCCGCTTgacgtaaaggtcaaggtcgcgtaAGAATACAGTGATACGGCACTATGGACGTACACTCTCTGTATAATGCTACAAAGAAAAGAGCACTACACATTGACTAGCTACTCTTGAACGAAgacaaaaaaatacaaacacattttgaattgaTATTTAATCTTTGTCAGCTTAAGTAACTGTGAGAAGTGTATAActtgaaacattgttaatggAAAAGTTATTCGTCGTCAGAAGAGTGAGAGGAGAGCGAGCAACACGGCGACGGTTTGTAACGTCTCGGTCTCATTCACTGCCCTAGAAGACTTGTCAATTTTGATGTGGAATGCACCCCGTATTTTGAACCTCCGAAGATAGTGTGAACAATATAGCTAGACGAGGCTTTGCTTGTGTATGTGTACGACATGCATTgggatgttagatttatttcGGTGCCGATGACGGACCGATTGAAGACGCTCGACGCgagcatggaaacatggcagGCTGATTTCCGGTCGAAGACAACAGATTTCCCACTTCCCCGGTGTTGTGCAACAGAAAGGTGTGAGTAATTGTTCACATTCtctacatttttatgtccagacaCTTGCATGATTTGCGTTGGAGCTACGTTATTGTCTTGGAACTTCTGAATCAAATGTTTGCGGGCACTGTGATTAGTTAGCCGTTTGTCGCCAGTGACATGTGCTCCACATGTTGTAATCGAGCCGAATTTATTTTTACCTTATCTTGAAATCTCATATCAATAAACagggtgtgtgaaaaattgtttgtttgtaacgttttgtatttgatagcatttcattgGTTTGCTCTCGTAGTA includes:
- the LOC137272782 gene encoding uncharacterized protein, which gives rise to MIHPKDWFAVRVCLATSYKTVTMRTQTLMIMAVVLVFACLWQMGDAQSETAPAPTEAPTQPSSPTDSGATGGNDGGDDGGDDGGDGSDDGGDDGGDDGGDDGGDDGGDDGGDDGGDDGGDD